The Amaranthus tricolor cultivar Red isolate AtriRed21 chromosome 2, ASM2621246v1, whole genome shotgun sequence genome contains the following window.
aaatttgaccatgaaaaaaaatatttttcataattttctattaccacctaataccttatattcaaatggtaatgcattggaatgaattttatgaaaaaatgagattgttgaaagAGTATAAGTGTATAGCCATGACCATTGAACTTGTCAAGAGACATTCATATTAAAGttacattaatttttctttaccaTTCCCATCATTTATTACTgattaccaaacgggccgtaagtgGAGCTCATCTAAATATGTTGGAATTGAGGAGAAACTCGATGAAAAGATAAAAGTCTCAAttgagaagttgaagaaaatcaTATTGAAGAAGTGGGTTGTGATTTGTGAAGGAGTAACTCCCGATAAGGATGAGGACCATGTGTTGAAGGCCAAGAGTGATAATGATGAGGGAGGTGAATAGGTGTTGATTCCAGCTACTTATATCACATTGAAGAAGATAAGACGTTCTTGAGCATGAGAGCTTGTGAAGAAGAGATGTCCTTGCTAATTAGTGAGGAGGTTGAGGTCAAGTTCATTAAAGAGGTGAAGTGTGAGAAGGCTGGGGGTGTGAGATACATAACCAAAATAATGAGAAATCTAATCTCATTGAGGAGATGAGAGATGATTGGGTGAACCATTAAGACTCATGATGTTGGAGTCTCGAGGGCGGCTAGAGGGAGCATGATGCTCTAAAGATGATTgaaaaattgcaacaaaagttATGTGTTTCGTAGTGGAGGATGTTAACGTTTTTCGATTGATGCTAAGTTGAAGTCACCAAGGAGGGTGACATTTGCGGATTGCTACCATCATGAAGGGTACTGTATATGGAAGGTAAAGGATGTGTTTGGAGGGGAGATCAAATTCTCATGATCCATATTATCCGATAAAGAGAAGCTTATATGAGCAAGTGATGAGCTCGTTTGAGCAAGCGAGCAAAAAAGAACTATAAGGGATGAAAGAGCTGCTCTTTGACGAGTACACAATCACATGTGTGCTCAAGCGAGCGTTTGTTGTCGATGCTTGCAGAATGCTATAAGGGGTTCTTACTCGAGCACTCATGGCTGAGCAAGGTAGAAGCTTAGCGTAGATGGCTGCTTGGACGTGCAACATGAGTGCTCGAGCGAGGAAAAGCAACTCATCTACTTTGACGATTTGATTTGTGCTTGGCTGAACACAATGTGTCGGAAGACTTGTATTCTACGCCAACAACGCATTTTGATTTGGTGGTCCTTGAGGATAGTAATCTTTAGCCTTTGAGGGCTCAACGGATCTTGATGCCTGAAGAGAAGTGCGGCTAAAGTAGTAATTGTATGATGTCCATGAATCTCCACGATAAACTATAGAGAGAGCGAATTGGAACCACCAAAGAGGGCGAGCTCTCTTCAAGCAAGATTACTCTGATAATGAAGCTTGTGGGTAGCTTAGATAAAAGCTTGTGAAGCCCCAAACTTTGAAGAACAGAGAGCAACTAGTTGAGAGAGATTAAGAGATCTAAGAGTATTTGTAATCTATTTATATGAGCAAACATCATTGAAACTGTTTGATAAGCAAAAAAATACATTGTGTTCGGATAGAAAGAAATAGAGGAAAAGGAAGGAGTGAGATTTGAAAGGATTCATGATctcttgtttggataacaaaaaggGAGGAGGCGAGGTTTGGAGGAAAACATGGACAAACTTTGTTAAGAATACAATCTCTCCTATATGCGGAAAGATTTGGAGGAAAAACACTAAGTTTCCTTCCTTTCCCCTTCCCTTCCGTTCCCTTTTAAACAAACAGAGTGCTCTCCCTCCTTaccccttcccttcctttccctttctTCCGTAACCCTTCccttttttcctttcttttctctcctaatttcctatccaaacatagtgttcaTATTTAAGTGACTTCTATTGGTTGTAATCGCGTGTAATTACATAAATTAAACACAAATAATTTGTTGACGAGAAGGGTATCAAAGATATCTAATACAATGTGTGTTGttctttgttttttgttgttCCTTATTGACAGTTTGCTCATCTTGCTTCTTGTTTGATGTAACTTTCTTCCTTGATTTTGCACCATAACTATGACTGCATTCAAGATTTTGCACCACGACTCGACATCCTTGATTTTGACGTTAGCTATAATGTTATCGTAAGTCATAACAGTTATGGTTTTTACTCAGACGCTGCGTTACTGAATTTTCTGCTTCTTTTGTTATCAGGCAATCGACCATCCGGAGGTGGAAAGCCGCTACATTGGACATCTTGCCTCAAAATTGCAGAAGACTTGGCAACTGGACTTCTTTACATCCATCAAAACTTTGGATTAGTCCATGGAAACTTAAAATCGTCTAATGTCCTCCTTGGATCAGATTTCGAGTCTTGCCTTACAGATTACGGTCTTCATTCATTCAGAAATCCTGAATCGGCAGAAGAACCAAGCACTGCTTCCCTGTTCTATAGTGCTCCTGAATGCCGGGACTATAGAAAACTACCAACCCAACAAGCTGATGTTTATAGTTTCGGGGTCTTATTACTAGAACTAATGACAGGTAGAACTCCGTTTCAAGACCTTGTGGAAGAGCATGGGACCGACATTCCTAAATGGGTTAAATCAGTAAGAGAAGAGGAGACCGAATCAGGTGAAGGAAGTTCAGGAAATGAAACATCCGAAGAGAAACTAAGAGCTCTTTTGAGTATTGCCATGGCATGTGTTGCGGTTTCTCCAAAGAGTCGACCTGAAATGAAAGACGTTTTGAGGATGATAAGAGATACGAGAGCAGAAGCTCATATTTCGTCGAATAATAGCAGTGATCATTCTCCAGGAAGATGGTCCGACACAGTTCAGAGCTTGCCAAGGGAAGAACATCTGAGCATTTGAGAATTAAGGGTAAAAAAAGTGATCCAAGTTTGTGTTACAAAATTGctaaaatatgatttttttttttgtttaccaGTTGAATTCTTGAATAGGAATGGTAGGTTGTTGGATGTAAATCTTCTTTGAGGTTCTTTGTAGTTATTTTTACCTTTTTTCATCTCCTATTTAGTGTGGCTACCTAGTGGTAATGCTGATTTATGGgttgatttttatttgatgcaccatattttatggtttttttgttATATTCAACGCCATTAAATGGCTTCCACTTAGGGTGAGATTTTAGGGAGTCGGAATATACGCAACCTTATCCTTGTCAGTAATAAACTAATCGGGTTATTTTTGATAACCTTTAAtagataatatcataatatcatgTGGAACTGAACTTAACATAAGTACGAAGTGTACATTATTTAATGATTCTTTTTACTAAGTTCATTATAATTCGAAATCAAAGAACTAAAAATCTTGAGCTCCACCGAAGTAAGAGATATTCATCTATTATTATATGTCTGAGGATTGACAATACACAAACTATCAATCTTTAGTCAATTACGAAAAATAAGTTCGACAAAAAGCAATTATCTTTGAAAATAGATAAAAGTCATAAAACATGACaccttaaaataattactaacaTTTGATCCTTTTcatgaataaaaaaagaagcaaagaacgaaaaataaagaataaagagaagaaagaaaaacatAAGTCCGcaaaaaactcaaataaaatcaaagcaCCAAATTTAAGtactttctttctttaaatttgACACAATTCACAAATGGTGTAAGCTCTTTTTGAGATTAGAGTATCAAATTCAAACTTTTTGAGATTAGTGTATCAAATTGGAAGAAACAGATTAACTACAACAAATAACATAAAAACCTTTTAGAAAAAGCAATTCTTATACGTGACATGATACAAAACCAGCTCACTAGAGAAATGTATCGGCATCAGTTTGACCACATAGTTTGCAACAAATATATTCCCTTAAATAGAAGTAAGCAATTATACAAGAATTTAATCTATACAATGACTTATCTGCACATGCGTGTATACATGAAATATTCCAGTAGTGGCACTAAAAGAAGCATCCTGATTACGATAGTTTTCTGCATTTCATGAAATGTGGTCATATAACGGTCTAATTTCATATATACAAGGAGTAAAAGTATTAGATAGATGCATGTTGGGAGTATGGCGGTTTGTTCGACTCAAAACAGGAGGAGGCACACGATAACACAGCATAACAGGAAAAAACTGACTCTGCTCAACGACCTATCTACTTGCATCACATGCCGCCTCAACCTAGGGCTACTCATGGTCGCAACACTGTACGTGTTTGGACAAGTATAAAGCGTCGTTTGTAAGTTTCCGAACATCCGATCATAGATCATTTCGCCAAAGATGTCAATCATAGGATTGTATGTGGTAGTTCCTGCAAACCCGAGTGTAGGTGACCAGGAATGCTCATCTGAGTAGAGTGGATGTACTTGGTGATAGCGAGGGTGAGAGTAAGCATGGTAATTGAGTTGTTGACTAGGATGCGGACTAGTAGATGCACCGGTTATTATTGTGTGGACCCCACAACGAGGACCGCTAGGCCTATGAGGGATAACGAGGTCTATTTTGCCACCTGTTTGATCAGGCTGTTCTCTAGACTGCCCTCGACCATAGAGGGGTATCAAAGTATTTTGCGTGACTTGAGCTTTGCAAACAGGACATTGAGATTGTTGTTGTAGAACAAAGTTTTCAGAAGAACTTCTCTCGGACTGAATCCACCTATAGATGCAAGGCCAGCAGTAGAGATGACCACAAAATGTTATGACAGGGTCTCGAACAATGTCTAGGCAGATATTGCAATCAAAACCACTAGATATGTTAGTTTCAGCATCTCCAGATGATGAAGATTTCAATTTTTCCAAGCCTTCATCACTTGATTTGCTTTGTTTTACAGATTCGGCAAAGTACTCCATGGACAGATGAGTTATACAATGTACCTGAAAGGAATTTTATGATGTCAGAACTCTGCAGAAATGTTCAATCCTGAAACCATGAGAGAAATACATCTCATTGTTCACAAGTGACTAGTAGTTAGAACTAATTgccacaatgaagaatgtagcCAATCCAGAACATTCTAGTAGATAACAAACGAAAAAACGGGGTTGAAGTCTTGAGGATAAGAGCTGCAAAATTCAACCAAAGGGGGCCACCACAGGGAATCATGATTAAAATATCTTAGCATGAGAATTCTGCCACGCCAAATCTTATCCAAAATAAGAAAGCACAACAACTTGGTTTTTTTATTGGCACAtcattttaacaacttcaagcAACAaagataaacttaaaaaaaaaaaaaagcattattACAATCACAGAACGGTGATATTTAAATATCATACACCTTATAGTACTAGTATTAAGTAACAAGTTGATATTTCTGACCACTATTTACGATATATGGTAATTAGCTAAACAAAATTAAGAATATCAAGAGTACACCAATCAGCTTCTCACAAAGTTCGTCAGCCAAAAATTAAACCATGTGTCCTTATGTCCCAATTCCTTCTCCTTTTCACAAGTGCTTACTTCACCTTGTTCTAGCAATATCTGAGGctgtttttagtttttactaGTTAAATTCTGATCATGATTAGCAAAGAGTGCTAATGGATCTACGAGTGGGTACACCGTACACCAGCCCCAAATTCAAGAAGCTCATGAAGATTTTAAGTGAAAGGTTAAGCTTAATTTAGATGGATTAGCTCAAATGTAGTCTTTTGAGTTGAGCCAAATAACCTCAGATTTAAGTTCAACTGCTGTAAATTATGATCCCAAGTAACTACACTTTTACCAGAAGAACTCATCCTCTtgctaaaaacaaaaatattaaaccgCCTCCCTCCTTAAAGACCATAACCCTAATAATTTCTCACAATCTCAATTAAGTACATAAAAAAGTGGAACCTTAACTACTCTTAATATCATTCACAAAATTAATTTAGGAGATGTGAATCTGCCTTAAATTTTGTTGTGACCATATTGAATGTAGAAGGGTAGGCCGTCATGAATGCCATTATTGTTTTGGCAAATAACAGAATATACTTGCTGGACCTACAACTTTGCATCCACCACCCCATAcacagaaaaaaaattaataatataaaatatgggTTAAGGTTCTCTTTGTTTCATTGATTTTGCTACATTCTACTATAAAAACTCTCACTTCAATTTGCACAGCGCATCAAACTTAATGAACAGAGATAGTATATAGCCATTTTCTTTACGGGTGGGCCAAGAAAACAGGCGGGATAGATGCTGAGAGAAGTTGAAGGATATACGAGAATTTGAACCAAAGACCTTATCTAAAAAACTTAATTGAGCCAACTGATTCTCGAGACAATAAATAGCCTCAATCGCGCTCCATTTGTATAAGCATTTTTTATATTACTGGTAGAGACGATACAGAGAATCTATCATTATATCACACATCAATTGATATTATTACTAGAAGTATTTAATATTTCTCATTAACAGTTTTTAATATAGAGCTATACTAcaaaaaatcat
Protein-coding sequences here:
- the LOC130805789 gene encoding E3 ubiquitin-protein ligase RMA1H1-like, which translates into the protein MEYFAESVKQSKSSDEGLEKLKSSSSGDAETNISSGFDCNICLDIVRDPVITFCGHLYCWPCIYRWIQSERSSSENFVLQQQSQCPVCKAQVTQNTLIPLYGRGQSREQPDQTGGKIDLVIPHRPSGPRCGVHTIITGASTSPHPSQQLNYHAYSHPRYHQVHPLYSDEHSWSPTLGFAGTTTYNPMIDIFGEMIYDRMFGNLQTTLYTCPNTYSVATMSSPRLRRHVMQVDRSLSRVKNYRNQDASFSATTGIFHVYTHVQISHCID